The DNA region ACAGTTAAAGCTATATCTGTGTGCGATATTGGTTCTACACATTTCGTTGTTCATTGTCTTGTCAATAACTTAGTGAAAGACTCTCGGAATTCGCGATTTCTCCATGCATAGATAGCAGGATTTAGTGCAGAGTTGCTAACTACTAGTGATGACAGGAAGTAGAGAAACCGAATTATCCAGCACTTCGGTGAatcaatttgaatgaaattggacaAAGCAATAAAAGGTAACCAACATGTGACAAATGCACCAATCACTATTGCAACAGTCTTTGTTGCTTTCAAGGATTTCTTAAATGTCGCTGTTTCCAAAGCCTGTTCTTGAACTGCAATTTGCCTTGACTGCTTCCTTGCGATCCAAAAGATATGTAAGTAAAGTACAAACATTATAATGAACGGCACACCAAAGAATAAAACCTGCCACAAGACTGAAAAATAAGGAGGTAATATTCCATCAAAATTACAAGGCATATCTTGGAGATCAGCATTACTAGTCACAAGAGCgaatacaaatagaaatgtcatataaatattAGGTATTGCCCACATTATAAGGATTGTACATTTTGCTCTTTTTGGAGTCATCCTTACGTGGTATGTCAGTGGTGATGTAATAGCAAGGTGTCTATCTATTGCGATGACAAGCAGGTGAAGAACTGATACTTGGCAACTCTCTTGGAAAACGAGGGTGTGCAGCATGCAGTAGTAAATACTACCATGAAATGGCATCGTTCCAAGAGTTAAGCCTGCATTTTGTATTGCCATTCCAACAGCAATCAAATCAGCACAAGCCAAGCTGCAGATGAAATAATTGTTGACGGTTTTCAGAGCGTCGAAACGGTAAATAGATAAAATCACCAAGGTGTTGCCAAAGATAATAGCCCCTATAATGATAGATGTGGTAATTGTAACTAAAATATACGCCAATGTCAGATTGGTATCACAGATAACATAAGTTTTATCACCACTTCCATTTATCCCAGTCAGAGATTCACGGTTGTTCATCGTAATGTTCACCATCAGCTTGAAATGTAGTATACGCCAGTTAAACGAAGAAGTCACTTACAGCTTCACATCCTATGCAAGTTATTGCCTAAGTGACGAATTAATATACCCCACTGAAttgatgacatgtacatttcattatctacatgtatgttgaataCATCGATTTATGATATGACATTGATGACTTTAATGCAAACGCCTTCTCCCAGAGGTAAACATCTTGATGGATGGAAGTGTGACAGTATTGACAACAGATCTTGGTTTTACTTTGAAGACATGGTCTAAAAGACAAATTACCTTGCATTCAATAATGTTTTTAGCATCGGTCATCTCGATTATCTTTTATTCCCACTGCCATTCATCTAATGAAGTTCAATAGATGAAATATGACATGTTTAGAGTATCCATTGATGAGTTTTGATTTTTAGTCGTGCGCTTGCAATTAGAATGGTTGAGACGGACAAAAAAAAGAATAACGTTGGTTGCCGTCAACAATGGGGATTACAAGTTGGCATATCCCTAAGCTGAATCGGGCAGGGGACTGCAAATTTCTATTTTAGATGAAAACATTTTCTCCTCATCCTGGCCCCTATACAGTCTAAACATGCGGCCATGTTACTGTctgttgtacatacatatgccaCTCGAGTCCAACCTCTTGTGCAAACATTTTAAAGTAACCATCTGATTGGAGtatttaatttgaattttgaatatataaaacaattttatcatagcttctaCTTGTAACATCGATGTGCAACAATATTGActaagtgtgtgtttgtaactcgataCAATGCAGAAAGCTAAAAAAAACACC from Glandiceps talaboti chromosome 18, keGlaTala1.1, whole genome shotgun sequence includes:
- the LOC144449685 gene encoding trace amine-associated receptor 5-like → MNNRESLTGINGSGDKTYVICDTNLTLAYILVTITTSIIIGAIIFGNTLVILSIYRFDALKTVNNYFICSLACADLIAVGMAIQNAGLTLGTMPFHGSIYYCMLHTLVFQESCQVSVLHLLVIAIDRHLAITSPLTYHVRMTPKRAKCTILIMWAIPNIYMTFLFVFALVTSNADLQDMPCNFDGILPPYFSVLWQVLFFGVPFIIMFVLYLHIFWIARKQSRQIAVQEQALETATFKKSLKATKTVAIVIGAFVTCWLPFIALSNFIQIDSPKCWIIRFLYFLSSLVVSNSALNPAIYAWRNREFRESFTKLLTRQ